A part of Jiangella alba genomic DNA contains:
- a CDS encoding MBL fold metallo-hydrolase yields MRLTKFEHSCVLVDDGDARILIDPGGFSHGFETLTGLTAVLVTHQHPDHLDVDRLPALLAANPDATLYTDGASAAVLAESGIAATAVQPGERLHAGTSVDVFGGQHAVIHPDVPVIPNVAYLIGGRFLHPGDSFTIPDVDVEILGLPTAAPWLKASESADYLRALTPNVAIPIHEALLAVPGFFYNLYEKLAPEETELRVVAPGGTFEA; encoded by the coding sequence ATGCGGCTGACGAAGTTCGAGCACTCCTGCGTCCTCGTCGACGACGGCGACGCCCGCATCCTCATCGATCCCGGCGGCTTCTCGCACGGCTTCGAGACGCTGACCGGCCTGACGGCGGTGCTGGTCACCCACCAGCATCCCGATCACCTCGACGTCGACCGGCTGCCCGCGCTGCTCGCGGCCAACCCCGACGCCACCCTGTACACCGACGGCGCCAGCGCGGCCGTCCTCGCCGAGTCGGGCATCGCCGCCACCGCCGTCCAGCCGGGCGAGCGGCTGCACGCCGGCACCAGCGTCGACGTGTTCGGCGGCCAGCACGCGGTGATCCACCCCGACGTGCCGGTCATCCCGAACGTCGCGTACCTGATCGGCGGCCGGTTCCTGCACCCCGGCGACTCCTTCACCATCCCCGACGTCGACGTCGAGATCCTCGGCCTGCCCACCGCGGCGCCGTGGCTCAAGGCGAGCGAGTCGGCCGACTACCTGCGGGCGCTGACGCCGAACGTCGCGATCCCGATCCACGAGGCGCTGCTGGCCGTGCCGGGCTTCTTCTACAACCTGTACGAGAAGCTCGCGCCGGAAGAGACGGAGCTGCGCGTCGTGGCTCCCGGCGGCACGTTCGAGGCCTGA
- a CDS encoding cob(I)yrinic acid a,c-diamide adenosyltransferase, with protein sequence MVRLTKIYTRTGDDGSTGLGDFSRTRKTDPRLVAYADANEANAAIGVVVALERSGGGGGGLGPEVLAVLLRVQNDLFDVGADLCVPLKAEYEYPPLRVQPAWIDELEADCDRYNAEVPKLTSFILPGGSVAAAQLHVATTVVRRAERSAWAAVEQYGTGDVDGVNPLTAKYLNRLSDLLFILSRYANRDAGDVLWQPGGGRAEAPERG encoded by the coding sequence ATGGTGAGGCTGACGAAGATCTACACCCGCACCGGCGACGACGGCTCCACCGGGCTGGGCGACTTCAGCCGCACCCGTAAGACCGATCCGCGTCTGGTCGCCTATGCCGATGCCAATGAGGCGAACGCGGCGATCGGTGTGGTGGTCGCGTTGGAGCGGTCCGGCGGCGGGGGCGGTGGCCTCGGCCCGGAGGTGCTGGCCGTGCTGCTGCGGGTGCAGAACGACCTGTTCGACGTGGGTGCCGATCTCTGTGTGCCGTTGAAGGCCGAGTACGAGTATCCGCCGCTGCGGGTGCAGCCGGCCTGGATCGACGAGCTGGAGGCGGACTGCGACCGGTACAACGCCGAGGTGCCGAAGCTGACGTCGTTCATCCTGCCCGGTGGCAGTGTCGCGGCCGCGCAGCTGCACGTCGCGACGACGGTGGTGCGGCGGGCCGAGCGGTCGGCGTGGGCGGCGGTCGAGCAGTACGGCACCGGTGACGTCGACGGCGTCAATCCGCTCACCGCGAAGTACCTGAACCGGCTCTCGGACCTGTTGTTCATCCTGTCCCGCTACGCCAACCGCGACGCGGGCGACGTGCTCTGGCAGCCGGGCGGTGGGCGCGCGGAAGCGCCGGAACGGGGTTAG
- a CDS encoding ABC transporter permease, which yields MSSTLLPVGPGLAVAMAVLVVAAVVVSAVARLGYDRGIVTAALRAVAQLAAVALVLAAVVRVAPLTAAFLLVMLATATVTAGRRMTRHRSWAWAVVPVAAGPLLVVTTLLAVGVLPATPLAVIAVAGILIGGAMTAAGLAGRRALDELAARRGEVEAALSVGLLPRDAALEIARSQAATALIPALDQTRTVGLVVLPGAFVGMLIGGAEPIQAGAVQLFVLIGLLAVETAAVALTIELIARGVIVRP from the coding sequence ATGTCGTCGACACTGCTGCCGGTCGGGCCGGGCCTGGCCGTGGCGATGGCGGTCCTGGTCGTGGCCGCCGTCGTGGTGAGCGCCGTCGCCCGGCTCGGGTACGACCGCGGCATCGTGACGGCGGCGCTGCGGGCCGTGGCCCAGCTCGCGGCCGTCGCCCTGGTGCTCGCCGCCGTCGTCCGGGTGGCGCCGCTGACGGCCGCGTTCCTGCTGGTCATGCTGGCGACGGCCACCGTCACGGCCGGGCGGCGGATGACCCGGCACCGGTCCTGGGCCTGGGCCGTCGTCCCGGTCGCCGCCGGACCGCTGCTGGTCGTGACGACGCTGCTGGCGGTGGGCGTGCTGCCGGCGACGCCGCTGGCCGTGATCGCCGTCGCCGGGATCCTGATCGGCGGCGCCATGACGGCGGCCGGGCTGGCCGGGCGGCGGGCCCTGGACGAGCTGGCCGCCCGCCGCGGCGAGGTGGAGGCCGCGCTGTCGGTCGGACTGCTGCCGCGCGACGCCGCGCTCGAGATCGCCCGTTCGCAGGCGGCGACGGCGCTGATCCCGGCGCTCGACCAGACCCGCACCGTCGGCCTGGTCGTCCTGCCTGGCGCGTTCGTCGGCATGCTCATCGGCGGCGCCGAGCCGATCCAGGCCGGCGCCGTGCAGCTGTTCGTGCTGATCGGGCTACTGGCGGTCGAGACCGCGGCGGTCGCGCTGACGATCGAGCTCATCGCCCGCGGCGTGATCGTCCGGCCCTGA
- a CDS encoding metallophosphoesterase family protein, producing the protein MDVVTETSPPGGPAQRRAWRDYARPATWPSWLRRTFALLSPAVLALAGAWVALVIAGTTQTYVGPLAIDVAFRPTLTGESVIHLDPVGAVVLDTHSGPVTLDISVRQVDLDGLNGYVADPYSLSTLDDEIAAGIEDVLVDAAIRAALTALIGGTLAAALVLRSVRRTALAAGVAAGAVLGSYGMVALTYNSDAVREPAYTGPLAAAPQLIGNAEDIANNFDAYADQLAGFVANVAAVYDTTLNLQTFQPNDDTIRVLHVSDLHLNPAAWDIIGAVADQYSVDAIVDSGDIVDQGTPLENSYVRPIADLGRPYVFVKGNHDSVATAAAVAAAPNAVVLNGEPVEVAGLRFLGAPDPRFTPDKSVRGVPDEVLREGSEEFADEAADVDPPPDIIVYHDPSNAELFDGIAPLVLSGHAHKRDTYVLDDGTRVMVQGSTGGAGLRGLRDEDPTPVALSVLYFNPETKELVAWDDLTLGGLGRTSAEIDRHQADEGNGAAQGPEDPSPAPDLEN; encoded by the coding sequence GTGGACGTGGTGACGGAGACGAGCCCGCCGGGCGGACCGGCGCAGCGCCGGGCGTGGCGCGACTACGCGCGCCCGGCGACCTGGCCGTCGTGGCTGCGCCGGACGTTCGCGCTGCTCAGCCCGGCCGTGCTGGCGCTCGCCGGCGCCTGGGTGGCGCTGGTCATCGCCGGCACGACGCAGACCTACGTCGGGCCGCTGGCCATCGACGTCGCGTTCCGGCCGACGCTGACGGGTGAGTCCGTCATCCATCTCGACCCCGTCGGCGCCGTCGTGCTCGACACCCATTCGGGGCCGGTCACGCTGGACATCTCCGTGCGCCAGGTCGACCTCGACGGCCTCAACGGCTACGTCGCCGACCCGTACTCGCTGTCGACCCTCGACGACGAGATCGCGGCCGGCATCGAGGACGTGCTGGTCGACGCCGCGATCCGGGCCGCGCTCACGGCCCTCATCGGCGGCACGCTGGCGGCGGCGCTGGTGCTGCGGTCGGTGCGGCGGACGGCGCTGGCGGCCGGCGTGGCGGCCGGTGCGGTGCTCGGCAGCTACGGGATGGTCGCGCTGACGTACAACTCCGACGCCGTGCGCGAGCCCGCGTACACGGGCCCGCTGGCGGCCGCGCCGCAGCTGATCGGCAACGCCGAGGACATCGCGAACAACTTCGACGCCTACGCGGATCAGCTGGCCGGCTTCGTCGCCAACGTGGCCGCCGTCTACGACACCACGCTCAACCTGCAGACGTTCCAGCCCAACGACGACACCATCCGCGTCCTGCACGTGTCCGACCTGCACCTCAACCCGGCGGCGTGGGACATCATCGGCGCGGTGGCCGACCAGTACTCCGTCGACGCCATCGTCGACAGCGGCGACATCGTCGACCAGGGCACGCCGCTGGAGAACTCCTACGTGCGCCCCATCGCCGACCTCGGCCGGCCCTACGTGTTCGTCAAGGGCAACCACGACTCCGTCGCCACCGCGGCCGCCGTCGCCGCCGCACCCAACGCCGTCGTCCTGAACGGCGAGCCGGTCGAGGTGGCCGGGCTGCGCTTCCTCGGCGCGCCGGACCCGCGGTTCACGCCGGACAAGTCCGTCCGCGGCGTCCCCGACGAGGTGCTGCGCGAGGGCAGCGAAGAGTTCGCCGACGAAGCCGCCGACGTCGATCCGCCGCCCGACATCATCGTCTACCACGACCCCAGCAACGCCGAGCTGTTCGACGGCATCGCCCCGCTGGTGCTGTCCGGCCACGCCCACAAACGCGACACCTACGTCCTCGACGACGGCACCCGGGTGATGGTCCAGGGCTCCACCGGCGGCGCCGGGCTGCGCGGCCTACGTGACGAAGATCCCACTCCGGTCGCGCTGTCGGTGCTCTACTTCAATCCGGAGACGAAAGAGCTGGTCGCGTGGGACGACCTCACCCTCGGCGGCCTCGGCCGGACCAGCGCCGAGATCGACCGCCACCAGGCCGACGAGGGCAACGGCGCAGCCCAGGGACCTGAGGACCCGTCCCCAGCTCCCGATTTGGAGAACTGA
- a CDS encoding metallopeptidase family protein, whose protein sequence is MLELTEAEFERLVSEAIDEIPPELAQMMDNVVILIEDEAPDDVPDVLGLYEGTPLTERGEWYSGVLPDTIRLFRLPILRICDTPDDAVEEVLITVVHEVAHHFGIDDERLHELGWS, encoded by the coding sequence GTGCTGGAGCTGACCGAGGCGGAGTTCGAACGGCTGGTGTCCGAGGCGATCGACGAGATCCCGCCGGAGCTGGCCCAGATGATGGACAACGTGGTGATCCTCATCGAGGACGAGGCCCCGGACGACGTCCCCGACGTGCTGGGACTGTACGAGGGCACCCCGCTCACCGAGCGCGGCGAGTGGTACTCCGGCGTGCTGCCCGACACCATCAGGCTGTTCCGGCTGCCCATCCTGCGCATCTGCGACACCCCCGACGATGCCGTCGAAGAGGTGCTGATCACGGTCGTGCACGAGGTGGCGCATCATTTCGGTATCGACGACGAGCGGCTGCACGAGCTCGGCTGGTCGTGA